Part of the Xiphophorus couchianus chromosome 2, X_couchianus-1.0, whole genome shotgun sequence genome, acaattaataataatttcagttaCTTTATATACTTTGAGCTGCtatactaatattttattttgacaataaattCCCACTTAAACTGctgcatatactgtatgtatgatGAGTAATTGAATTTATTATTCCTTCAGTttatcagtaaatatttaataattcacCATAAAACAACATGTGCAGTCAGGCAAGACCACCAGTGCCAGACAGAGTGATGTCACTTCCAGGTACAGCAGAACATTACCAGGAGGAGTAAATCCAGCAGTCTGGTAGacattagtatttttaaaacagtaaagcAGTCTCCACTTTTAGTACTGtgcaccttcttcttctttgtagGCAAAATAGATGGTGACAGGTCCAACACTCGTCTGCactgtttctgcagctcctaTCACCATCCAGCAGCCCATGCCATAGGCCAAACAAGGGATACCTGCAATAATGAGACATGTCTATTATTCTCAGTCGGAAATTTGCATCTTGAATACAAATCTATACAACAGGGTTCCTGCAAGTATTCTATTTCAAAATTCTATacccagattttcttttgtttggaaTTTATCTGTGATTGCCTagtattttataaatgaaaactaGCAATAGgtgtggaaaaaataacaaagaagaCAAGCTATGTAATCAATGCAAGAAGAAATTTGTCCTAGGTATTTGTAACATGTTAgatttttactattttagatACTGAAATAAGGAATCTCCAGgcacttttcctttttcagaataattaaatcaaatatacttCTAGATTTTTACATAAAGAAAAGAGTTGTTTGTAACCAACTCTGAAAATACTGACCTAGATTAATAACTTTCAGCATAGTAAAAAACCTGTCTTCAAAATCCAGGTTTTCTGGAGGTGCTTTGGTGCAATGATATTTCACAAAAGGAAAGCAGCCGGTTCGCAATATGTGGTAATTGGATCCCTGAACTCTCCAGTTGAAGTTGGACAGGCCAAACTGGTCGTTGTGGATGGAGCTGTAGCGCACGCAGAACGAAGTCCAGGGTGGGAGTCTGCGCTGCTGCAGGTGGCAGGTCAAAACCTCTGAAGCTGCTGGCTGTGGACCTGTTTTACCAAATCTGCTCGGAAACAGAGCGATCTGCAAAAAGATGCTGTGTATCTTCCGCAAAAACTCCTTCATGACTTCTGTAATAAGAACAAGGAGCCATCTTAGCTTTTAGAAAGCTACGGTTAGCATCCAATCTGTAGATATTTACTCAACATTTATCTCTAAAGTGATAATTCACTACATTTATGGACTCTGGGCTACCTTGAAACAGCTCCAGCtggaaatttaaaatatctggaaaagaaaaaactgcaaatggAGTACTCTGAACTAATTATTTATAATACAAAACACACTGTGTTTTGAGAATACTTTATAAAATTTGGGCAAATTTAAATTAGGTCAACCACCTCGCATAGGTACATGTGTAAGTGTtgaaaactacaacacctagacaATTCAAACTTGTACAGCATTACTTTTTATCTATTGCAAAGCTTACAAAACATACCGTGTGATTTGTTGggcatttaattaattaaaattcgAAATGGTGAGTTTAAAGCTTTGAAAagacccccaaaaaacaaacaacaaattaagtctttcacaaatcacaaactatTACTCAAAGAATACATAATGAATATAAAACAGAACAAGCTATATTGTCTTAGAGTATTTTAGATTTAGAATAAGAACGGACTGAAGATGCCCAGATTCTCAGTAATACAGTCTGACATACTAGTGACAGGTGTAACGTTACTCAGAGAAAACATTAGGAAACAAGATTGCTCGCTCACCATGGTAGATCCTAACTCCTGTAGCTTTGCTGAACTTTGCTAACAAGCTCAACTCCGGTGGTCAAGGTTCCAAAACATTACGGTTTAAAAACATCCTGCTACAAAGAGTCGCATGCTGGGAAACGCATGGTGAACCAGCATTATTTGCATCACCTAAGATCAGTGATTAGGTCATATTCCGCCTCTTCATCCAAGCTCAACTAGTGACTTTAAATCTAACCTGGTACTTCGTTCAAATCTGTCCGGTCGGAAACAGAGCGCGGTAAATATAGTTCTCATTCGGAGCGTCATGAACGTACACGAACGTGTTTCgggaatttaaatatttctagaGTTTTCTGTATGGGGTTACATACAGAAAACCCACAATCTGATCCATAGGCTTTCAACACAATTGAGATTGAGACTACTCcactatttttttaatatttacctATAATATTGATCTgctattcacattttaaaaaacagtttggatTTGTGTTCAGGATTATCATCCTTTTGGAACACAAAATAGTTTTCAACATCCAACCATTTGAGGTGAGATTGATGGTCACATGCTTAAAAACTGGTAATATGCTCTTTGGATTAAAAGTCTCACCTTAATCTGTCCTAATGTAGGTCTTGTCATATGTGGTTTTCTTGACCAGTTGCTCACTTGTCCATGTGGACAGCTATAAGTTTCAGTTGAGCTGATAGTTATCAGTTTTGCAACATAGGTTTATTTATAGATCAGCAAACTCTCTGCAGGTACAGGAAGGAAGCTGTGCAATTTAGATGTAAGCTCTTTTTAACTTTCAGTTGcagcttttcaataaaaagaaacttgaataaaaacataattatgtcACAAACTCTCTgacatatttatttgcattttatacGCTCCAAAACAATTACCATTTAAAACGAGAAATAATAAGGAAGTCAGTAAAATAGCAGTGAGTTAGAATATCTCGTACATACTCAGtagtaaaactgtaaaaaaaaaaacatgtcttcaCGGTTTACAACAGTTTTGcaacttatttttaattatctacTTACAGAAAATGTCCTTTGAGGATAACATCACAGACCGCACCAATCAGTTTTTCGCTCAATAACCAAAGTAATCTGTTCTTTCTTAAACGGTGCAGAGAAAAGATGACTAAATATCATTATCTGTCTATCAAGCTACTCTCGCTattcattatcatcatcatcatcatcatcaggtgTATCTACTCTAAGAACAGATTTATGTTGTTGAAGGTTCAATAAAAGTGTTGTACGGCAGCTTTCAAAAGTCTACCTGCctctattaaaatgttttttatatgtaaaaaataacatcaaaataaatcatcttacatTTTGCACTGAAAATGGGACATTTATTCACCACAACTCAGATGACAAAAGCTcacatttgtttcattcttgTCTCATTTTAACAGAGGTGTGTACACTTTGGGATGCCAATGTATAGGAAAAtatgttcagtttttaatagaacatttttatgcatttcttttctaCAGTATGTCAAGGTAGCTGACAGAAAACTCTAACATTTAACAGATTCATGACAGAATATTAAGatgtttatttagaaattacattttatcagCCTGTACATATCTCTGGGGTTCAATGGTGAAGCTCGATTTCTAAGCAGCAAGTTAATCCATCAGTTGGTTTTTGTTCTGAATAATCATCTCCAGCATGTTCTCTATGTTTGTGATCACCACCTACAtagaaacaaagtaaaagaaaatttaaagtaCAAGACATATTTTTTGATAAGCATTTTCTTACCAACAAAATGTATCTGCAGTGTTGTTCTAATTACGAACTTtatgaatattaattatttgcactttattAAACAGACACATTCCAACTGACAAGCTATAAAAGATTATGAAGGTTTTATGACATGGATGAGGGGAAATCGTTAAGTCGTTAACACAGTACCTCGAAATTggtttcttcttcctttttagAAGACAATATTTCCTGATGAATGACTGACAAATTCTGAGCAAAGGTCACCAGAGCTCCCTGGAGATCCTCCGAGACCGCTCTAATAACAACATTCCAAACAAACGAGTTTACTAATGATCCCCTTGTTGCCTGCTAAGAAACAATCACCTTGTTCATTTGATGGTTGTGGGTAAATGAAACTTTCAGCAGATAGCATCTTCGGTCTATAGGGGGATGAGCACAGCTTGATTTAACTGTTCCAGCGCTGTGCAAGCTAACGGATTTCTGTGATAAATATGTTGAATAACCCTCTGCTTAACAACCTGTGGAGTCTCTGATATTTACAAAACCAGAGGTGGCATCTTAATCCTGTAAAGAATTGTTTTTACATTGGGGCTTGGCAAACTAATTGCCCTTCTAATATTATTCAGTGCTTTGCTGTTCTAATGAAGTGAAATTATAAGTTCTGAACCCATACTTGCTTCTAtaaagaaaacagctgcaaataAAATACCAAGATTCACTCAGCAGTCGAAAAAGGTCAGAGAAACAATTGTTGCCTTTTAATGAATACTTCTCTTTAACCTTATCTGAAAATTTATGGTGCTGAAGGAATACTTGAATCTTTTAAAGTGGTCTTCAGTCAAGAGGTTTtgactgaaatatattttaaacagctTTGTGTTTTGAATAGATAATTACTCTGGCTGGATACGCCAGTTTTGGGCAATTCTATGTTACAACCAATCTGATGAGCACTTGGCTGAAAATGTAACCATTGTTTCATTCAAACTGTAGATGCCAAGAGGGTAATCTACTGCAAGAATGTAACAGAACCTTACttcaaaaaactgaattatttcaaatgaaatattagGAGG contains:
- the c2h15orf61 gene encoding uncharacterized protein C15orf61 homolog, translating into MKEFLRKIHSIFLQIALFPSRFGKTGPQPAASEVLTCHLQQRRLPPWTSFCVRYSSIHNDQFGLSNFNWRVQGSNYHILRTGCFPFVKYHCTKAPPENLDFEDRFFTMLKVINLGIPCLAYGMGCWMVIGAAETVQTSVGPVTIYFAYKEEEGAQY